A genomic segment from Coturnix japonica isolate 7356 chromosome 26, Coturnix japonica 2.1, whole genome shotgun sequence encodes:
- the PPP1R15B gene encoding protein phosphatase 1 regulatory subunit 15B yields MGRGEESLEPTKGLWGSGLAVPHAGLLSFILGANSPTCRSANSHLPQPLSAEAWGAPGRLHEMEMLRSKRLDFLHLRGLAVPEPDHGYHSLEEEQQQHRGTVPCGQHGAWRQHSELEGARGLVEKGELQEERFAAEDGEGSETERSLFVSARPACANKLIDYILGGTSSGEESEDDEDDWDDDDDDGFDSEGLMSDSDDSSQDGERLHLWNSFLDPYNLQNFTATIQTSSSQPGKGMTCTANVGEEEEDEEDSSWAESSSGSPHPSSEDEDEWDCNSVDEAESLKLWNSFCTSDDPYNPLNFKAPFQTAEKRGKAVFRGTEGLSLVTSEHSHLTICRVQLEKHNCGVTDLVQHGILSGEKCRSAKRKKVTFLEKVTEYYVSSEEDRKGPWEELARDGCRFQKRIQETEEAIGYCFTTEHRQRVFHRLQETNHKEEDLF; encoded by the exons ATGGGACGAGGAGAAGAGAGCCTGGAGCCCACAAAGGGGCTGTGGGGATCGGGGCTGGCTGTGCCTCATGCTGGGCTCCTCTCCTTCATTCTGGGAGCCAACAGCCCGACGTGCCGCTCTGCTAACAGCCATCTACCGCAGCCTCTAAGTGCTGAAGCGTGGGGAGCACCCGGCCGGCTGCATGAGATGGAGATGCTCCGAAGCAAAAGGCTGGATTTTCTCCACTTGAGGGGCCTGGCAGTGCCCGAGCCGGATCATGGCTATCACAGcctggaggaggagcagcagcagcacaggggaacTGTTCCATGTGGGCAGCATGGAGCCTGGAGGCAACACAGCGAGCTGGAGGGAGCCCGGGGTTTGGTTGAGaagggagagctgcaggaggaacgTTTTGCTGCAGAGGACGGTGAGGGTTCTGAAACAGAACGAAGCCTGTTTGTGTCAGCTAGGCCTGCCTGTGCTAATAAGTTAATAGACTACATCCTGGGGGGGACCTCCAGTGGGGAGGAGAGtgaggatgatgaggatgactgggatgatgatgatgatgatgggtTTGACAGCGAAGGGCTGATGTCAGATTCAGATGACAGCAGCCAGGACGGAGAGAGGTTGCATCTGTGGAATTCCTTCTTGGATCCTTACAACCTTCAGAACTTTACAGCAACCATACAGACATCGTCCAGCCAGCCGGGGAAGGGTATGACCTGCACAGCTAATgtaggagaggaggaggaggatgaggaggattCTTCATGGGCAGAGTCATCTTCAGGTTCTCCTCACCCCAGTTCAGAAGATGAGGACGAATGGGATTGTAACAGCGTGGACGAGGCAGAAAGCTTGAAACTTTGGAACTCATTCTGTACCTCAGATGATCCTTATAACCCTTTAAATTTCAAGGCGCCCTTTCAAACAGcggagaaaagagggaaggcCGTCTTCAGAGGAACAGAAGGGCTGAGTTTGGTCACTTCTGAGCATAGTCACTTAACTATCTGTAGGGTACAGCTGGAAAAACATAACTGTGGGGTCACAGACTTGGTGCAGCATGGCATTCTTTCTGGTGAAAAATGTAGAAGTGCCAAGAGGAAAAAG GTGACCTTCCTTGAAAAGGTAACAGAGTATTATGTCAGCAGTGAGGAGGATCGTAAAGGACCCTGGGAAGAGCTGGCACGAGATGGCTGCAGGTTTCAGAAACGCAtccaagaaacagaagaagcCATAGGATACTGCTTCACCACAGAGCATAGACAGAGAGTTTTCCATAGACTCCAAGAAACCAACCACAAGGAGGAGGATCTCTTCTAG
- the PIK3C2B gene encoding phosphatidylinositol 4-phosphate 3-kinase C2 domain-containing subunit beta isoform X1 — MSATRGNGEHWKSLESVGISRKELALAEALQMEYDALSRLRQDKEESRAKQRAEPALISWDEPENTHGCSGIKATRGLSGSDPALCNNALPEGLTPGLPMPPPRPNAAPTGTEGPAWLKTPLAGDYLYIFDGSEGDFLGEPLNGTSPLDSNGGSPKKLSPPPLPPRNSMRSHPEGSRRLGKGSPPSSKGSQHRDVNMFSAHEQPRGKLLARRISEEDPYGLADYEGINDAITCLNLKSTYESQVLREAARGWKEGRSIFEKESSGKPVARSKTMPPQVPPRTYISRFGNRKNVAPNKNRRISADPVPPRPRSLANGYELFEVSEERDEEVAAFCHMLDVLRSSSSPQDYSLTGFVWSAVSLSPEHLGHGISLKVTVLCDSLREPLTFTCDCSSTVDLLIYQTLCYTHDELHAVDVEDFVLKLCGLEEFLQNKHALGSHEYIQHCRKFDIDIRLQLMRRKAVRSDLARTASDDQSPSTLNHYIHLQERPIKQTISRQALSLLFDTFHNEVDTFLAAEGDFPLKAERVIQSVMAICNALAAVESQEITTALNQMPPCPSRMQPKIQKDPNVLAKRENRERIVESLTAAILDLVGLYCSTFNADFQTAVQWSREHGVVQEARLLSCPLSFTVYATHRIPITWAASYEDFYLSCSITHGGKELCSPLHTRKAHVYKYLFHLIIWDQQICFPVQVNRLPRETLLSITLFAVPVPPPGSSSDTNKQRRVPEALGWVTTPLFNFRQVLTCGRKLLGLWPATQDNSRARSSAPNFNQPDSVILQIDFPTSAFDVKFVSPLAAEVSPKYEFGSLGEEDQRRLREAMQKKSLYWLTDADRKRLWEKRYYCHEAPGSLPMLLASAPSWEWACLPDIYALLSQWTYMSHQDALGLLHATFPDQEVRRTAVQWIDSISDTELLDYLPQLVQALKYECYLDSPLVRFLMKRAICDLKITHYFFWLLKDGLKDSQFSIRYQYLLAALLCCCGKGLREEFDRQCLLVNTLARLAQQVRDAAPSARQGILREGLEEVKQFFKANGSCRLPLSPSLLVKGIVPRDCSYFNSNAVPLKLSFQNVDPLGENIRVIFKCGDDLRQDMLTLQMIRIMNKIWVQEGLDMRMVIFRCFSTGRGRGMVEMIPNAETLRKIQVEHGVTGSFKDRPLADWLQKHNPEEDEYEKAVENFIYSCAGCCVATYVLGICDRHNDNIMLKTTGHMFHIDFGRFLGHAQMFGNIKRDRAPFVFTSDMAYVINGGDKPSSRFHDFVDLCCQAYNLIRKHTHLFLNLLGLMLSCGIPELSDLEDLKYVYDALRPQDTDADATTYFTRLIESSLGSVATKLNFFIHNLAQMKFTGSDARPTLSFAPRTHTIKTSGRICDVFLCRHERVFNPSKGYTYVVKVKRESPSEVTFVQRTFEEFQELHNKLRLLFPSSLLPSFPSRFIIGRSRGEAVAERRKEELNGYIWHLIHAAPEVAECDLIYTFFHPLPRDEKAAGTNPAPKPADTTWARPLGKVGGEVKLSISYKNNKLFIMVMHIRGLQPLQDGNDPDPYVKTYLLPDPQKTTKRKTKVARKTCNPTYNEMLVYDGVPRGDLQQRELRLSVLSEEGFWENILLGEVGIRLRDLDLAQEKMGWFALGSRGHGTL, encoded by the exons ATGTCCGCCACGCGTGGCAATGGAGAGCATTGGAAGTCCCTGGAGTCGGTGGGCATCAGCCGCAAGGAGCTGGCGTTGGCCGAGGCCTTGCAGATGGAGTATGATGCACTGTCACGTCTGCGGCAGGACAAGGAGGAGAGCCGGGCCAAGCAACGTGCTGAGCCAGCCCTCATCTCCTGGGATGAGCCTGAAAACACCCATGGGTGCAGTGGGATCAAAGCAACACGTGGCTTGTCTGGTTCTGACCCTGCGCTCTGCAATAATGCACTGCCCGAGGGGCTGACGCCGGGCCTCCCCATGCCCCCACCACGGCCCAATGCTGCACCCACCGGCACAGAGGGTCCAGCCTGGCTGAAGACCCCGCTGGCCGGGGACTACCTCTACATCTTTGATGGCTCTGAAGGGGACTTCCTCGGGGAGCCCCTCAATGGCACTTCACCCCTTGACAGCAATGGGGGGTCCCCTAAAAAGCTCTCCCCGCCACCGCTGCCCCCCCGGAACTCCATGCGGAGTCACCCCGAAGGCAGCAGGCGCCTGGGGAAGGGATCCCCACCATCCTCCAAAGGATCCCAGCACAGGGATGTCAACATGTTCTCAGCTCATGAGCAGCCCCGTGGCAAGCTGCTCGCCCGCCGCATCTCCGAGGAGGATCCCTATGGCCTGGCTGACTACGAGGGCATCAATGATGCCATCACCTGCCTCAACCTGAAGTCCACCTATGAGTCCCAGGTGCTGCGGGAAGCTGCCCGCGGCTGGAAGGAGGGCAGGAGCATCTTTGAGAAGGAATCGAGTGGTAAACCGGTGGCACGGAGTAAAACCATGCCCCCCCAGGTCCCCCCAAGGACCTACATCTCCAGGTTTGGCAATAGGAAGAATGTGGCACCCAACAAGAACCGCAGGATCTCTGCCGACCCG GTCCCCCCCAGGCCTCGCTCCTTAGCCAATGGCTATGAGCTCTTTGAGGTGTCGGAGGAGAGGGATGAGGAGGTGGCTGCTTTCTGCCATATGCTGGATGT GCTACGGTCCAGCTCCAGCCCCCAGGACTATTCCCTGACTGGCTTCGTGTGGAGTGCTGTCAGCCTCAGCCCTGAGCACCTGGGACATGGCATCAGCCTGAAGGTGACAGTGCTATGTGACAGCCTGCGGGAGCCCCTCACCTTCACCTGTGACT GCTCCTCCACTGTGGATCTGCTCATCTACCAGACCCTGTGCTACACACACGATGAGCTTCACGCTGTCGACGTCGAGGATTTTGTGCTCAAGCTCTGTGGCTTGGAGGAATTCTTGCAAAA CAAACACGCATTGGGGAGCCATGAGTacatccagcactgcaggaagttTGATATCGACATCCGCCTGCAGCTGatgaggaggaaagcagtgcGCAGTGACCTGGCCCGGACG gCCAGCGATGACCAAAGCCCCTCCACCCTGAACCACTATATCCACCTACAGGAGAGGCCTATCAAGCAGACCATCAGCAG GCAAGCCCTGAGTCTCCTCTTCGACACCTTTCACAATGAGGTGGATACATTCCTAGCAGCTGAG ggAGACTTCCCACTGAAGGCAGAGCGGGTGATCCAGTCGGTCATGGCCATCTGCAATGCCCTGGCTGCCGTTGAGTCACAGGAAATAACAACAGCCCTCAACCAGATGCCCCCTTGCCCGTCCCGCATGCAGCCCAAAATCCAGAAG gaTCCAAATGTTCTGGCCAAGAGGGAAAATCGAG AGAGGATCGTGGAGAGCCTGACGGCTGCCATCCTGGACCTGGTGGGGCTTTACTGCAGCACCTTCAATGCTGACTTCCAGACAGCAGTGCAATGGAGCCGGGAGCATGGCGTGGTGCAGGAGGCTCGCCTGCTTTCCTGCCCACTCTCCTTCACCGTTTACGCCACTCACCGCATCCCCATCACTTGGGCTGCCAG CTATGAAGATTTCTACCTCTCTTGCTCCATCACGCACGGTGGTaaggagctgtgcagccccCTGCACACCAGAAAAGCCCACGTCTACAAGTACCTTTTCCACCTCATCATATGGGACCAGCA GATCTGCTTCCCCGTCCAGGTGAACCGACTGCCGCGGGAGACGCTGCTCAGCATCACGCTCTTCGCCGTGCCCGTCCCTCCCCCGGGGAGCTCCTCTGACACCAACAAGCAACGGCGGGTCCCTGAGGCCCTGGGCTGGGTCACCACTCCGCTCTTCAACTTCAGGCA GGTCCTGACCTGCGGGAGAAAGCTTTTGGGCTTGTGGCCAGCGACCCAGGACAACTCCAGAGCCAGATCGAGTGCCCCCAACTTCAACCAGCCTGACAGCGTCATCCTGCAG ATTGATTTCCCCACCTCTGCCTTTGACGTGAAGTTTGTGAGCCCGCTGGCGGCCGAGGTGAGCCCCAAGTACGAATTTGGCAGCCTGGGTGAGGAGGATCAGCGCAGGCTGCGGGAGGCGATGCAGAAGAAATCGCTTTATTG GTTGACAGATGCAGACCGCAAACGGCTGTGGGAGAAGCGCTACTACTGCCACGAAGCACCCGGCTCACTGCCCATGCTGCTGGCCAGTGCACCCAGCTGGGAGTGGGCCTGTCTGCCTGACATCTATGCCCTGCTGAGCCAGTGGACCTACATGAGCCACCAGGATGCCCTGGGGCTCCTTCATGCCAC GTTCCCAGACCAGGAGGTGAGGAGGACAGCCGTGCAGTGGATCGACTCCATCTCTGACACGGAGCTGCTGGACTACCTACCCCAGCTGGTCCAG GCCTTGAAGTATGAGTGCTACCTGGACAGCCCACTGGTGCGCTTCCTTATGAAGCGAGCAATCTGCGACCTGAAAATCACCCACTATTTCTTCTG GCTGCTGAAGGATGGCCTGAAAGACTCCCAGTTCAGCATCCGCTACCAGTACCtgttggcagctctgctgtgctgctgtgggaaggggcTGAGAGAGGAGTTTGACCGGCAGTGCCTGCTGGTCAACACATTGGCCAGACTGGCCCAACAAGTTCGGGATGCTGCACCATCAGCACGTCAG GGCATCCTGCGTGAGGGGCTGGAGGAAGTGAAGCAGTTCTTCAAGGCTAATGGGTCGTGTCGGCTGCCACTCAGCCCCAGTCTGCTGGTGAAGGGGATTGTGCCTCGG GATTGCTCCTATTTCAACTCCAACGCCGTCCCCTTGAAGCTCTCCTTCCAGAACGTTGATCCCCTTGGAGAAAATATCCGGGTCATCTTCAAG TGTGGCGATGATCTGCGGCAGGACATGCTGACATTGCAAATGATCCGGATCATGAACAAAATCTGGGTGCAGGAGGGGCTGGACATGCGCATGGTCATCTTCCGCTGCTTCTCCACGGGCCGTGGACGAG GCATGGTGGAGATGATCCCCAACGCCGAGACCCTACGTAAAATCCAGGTGGAGCACGGTGTGACGGGCTCCTTTAAGGACAGGCCGCTGGCTGACTGGCTGCAGAAACACAACCCCGAGGAGGATGAATATGAGAAG GCTGTGGAGAACTTCATCTActcctgtgctggctgctgtgtggCCACCTATGTGCTGGGGATCTGCGACCGGCACAATGACAACATCATGCTCAAGACCACTGGCCACATGTTTCACATTGACTTTGGCAGGTTCCTGGGCCACGCTCAGATGTTTGGTAACATCAAGAG GGACCGGGCTCCATTTGTCTTCACCTCAGACATGGCATATGTTATCAATGGTGGAGACAAGCCCTCTAGCCGCTTCCATGACTTCGTTGACCTGTGCTGCCAGGCTTACAACCTGATCCGCAAGCACACCCATCTCTTCCTCAACCTGCTGGGGCTG ATGCTGTCCTGTGGCATCCCTGAACTATCCGACCTGGAGGACCTCAAATATGTCTACGATGCACTAAGGCCGCAGGACACTGATGCTGATGCCACCACCTACTTCACCAG GTTGATTGAGTCCAGCCTGGGCAGTGTGGCCACCAAGCTCAACTTCTTCATTCACAACCTGGCACAGATGAAGTTCACAGGCTCTGATGCCCGTCCAACCCTCTCCTTTGCCCCTCGCACACACACCATCAAGACATCCGGCCGGATCTGTGATGTCTTCCTCTGCCGCCATGAGAGGGTCTTCAACCCCAGCAAGGGCTAC aCCTACGTGGTGAAGGTGAAACGGGAGAGCCCAAGTGAGGTGACCTTTGTGCAACGCACCTTTGAGGAGTTCCAGGAGCTGCACAACAAGCTGCGCCTGCTCTTcccctcctcactgctgcccag CTTCCCCAGCAGGTTCATTATTGGCCGGTCGCGAGGAGAGGCAGTGGctgagaggaggaaagaagaactCAATGGCTACATCTGGCACCTCATCCATGCTGCCCCCGAGGTGGCTGAG TGTGACCTCATCTACACCTTTTTCCACCCGCTGCCCAGGGATGAGAAGGCGGCCGGCACCAACCCAGCCCCAAAGCCGGCAG ACACCACATGGGCTCGTCCCCTGGGGAAGGTCGGCGGGGAGGTGAAGCTCTCCATCTCCTACAAGAACAACAAGCTCTTCATCATGGTGATGCACATCCGGGGGCTG CAGCCCCTCCAGGATGGCAATGACCCTGACCCCTATGTCAAGACCTACCTGCTGCCTGACCCTCAGAAAACCACTAAGAGGAAAACCAAAGTGGCCCGGAAAACCTGCAACCCTACCTATAATGAAATG CTGGTCTATGATGGGGTACCTCGGGGTGACCTGCAGCAACGGGAGCTGCGGCTGAGCGTGCTGAGCGAGGAAGGCTTTTGGGAGAACATCCTCCTTGGGGAGGTCGGCATCCGCCTGCGGGACCTCGACCTGGCACAGGAGAAGATGGGATGGTTCGCCCTTGGATCCCGTGGCCACGGCACACTCTGA
- the PIK3C2B gene encoding phosphatidylinositol 4-phosphate 3-kinase C2 domain-containing subunit beta isoform X2 — MSATRGNGEHWKSLESVGISRKELALAEALQMEYDALSRLRQDKEESRAKQRAEPALISWDEPENTHGCSGIKATRGLSGSDPALCNNALPEGLTPGLPMPPPRPNAAPTGTEGPAWLKTPLAGDYLYIFDGSEGDFLGEPLNGTSPLDSNGGSPKKLSPPPLPPRNSMRSHPEGSRRLGKGSPPSSKGSQHRDVNMFSAHEQPRGKLLARRISEEDPYGLADYEGINDAITCLNLKSTYESQVLREAARGWKEGRSIFEKESSGKPVARSKTMPPQVPPRTYISRFGNRKNVAPNKNRRISADPVPPRPRSLANGYELFEVSEERDEEVAAFCHMLDVLRSSSSPQDYSLTGFVWSAVSLSPEHLGHGISLKVTVLCDSLREPLTFTCDCSSTVDLLIYQTLCYTHDELHAVDVEDFVLKLCGLEEFLQNKHALGSHEYIQHCRKFDIDIRLQLMRRKAVRSDLARTASDDQSPSTLNHYIHLQERPIKQTISRQALSLLFDTFHNEVDTFLAAEGDFPLKAERVIQSVMAICNALAAVESQEITTALNQMPPCPSRMQPKIQKDPNVLAKRENRERIVESLTAAILDLVGLYCSTFNADFQTAVQWSREHGVVQEARLLSCPLSFTVYATHRIPITWAASYEDFYLSCSITHGGKELCSPLHTRKAHVYKYLFHLIIWDQQICFPVQVNRLPRETLLSITLFAVPVPPPGSSSDTNKQRRVPEALGWVTTPLFNFRQVLTCGRKLLGLWPATQDNSRARSSAPNFNQPDSVILQIDFPTSAFDVKFVSPLAAEVSPKYEFGSLGEEDQRRLREAMQKKSLYWLTDADRKRLWEKRYYCHEAPGSLPMLLASAPSWEWACLPDIYALLSQWTYMSHQDALGLLHATFPDQEVRRTAVQWIDSISDTELLDYLPQLVQALKYECYLDSPLVRFLMKRAICDLKITHYFFWLLKDGLKDSQFSIRYQYLLAALLCCCGKGLREEFDRQCLLVNTLARLAQQVRDAAPSARQGILREGLEEVKQFFKANGSCRLPLSPSLLVKGIVPRDCSYFNSNAVPLKLSFQNVDPLGENIRVIFKCGDDLRQDMLTLQMIRIMNKIWVQEGLDMRMVIFRCFSTGRGRGMVEMIPNAETLRKIQVEHGVTGSFKDRPLADWLQKHNPEEDEYEKAVENFIYSCAGCCVATYVLGICDRHNDNIMLKTTGHMFHIDFGRFLGHAQMFGNIKRDRAPFVFTSDMAYVINGGDKPSSRFHDFVDLCCQAYNLIRKHTHLFLNLLGLMLSCGIPELSDLEDLKYVYDALRPQDTDADATTYFTRLIESSLGSVATKLNFFIHNLAQMKFTGSDARPTLSFAPRTHTIKTSGRICDVFLCRHERVFNPSKGYTYVVKVKRESPSEVTFVQRTFEEFQELHNKLRLLFPSSLLPSFPSRFIIGRSRGEAVAERRKEELNGYIWHLIHAAPEVAECDLIYTFFHPLPRDEKAAGTNPAPKPADTTWARPLGKVGGEVKLSISYKNNKLFIMVMHIRGLVAAPPGWQ, encoded by the exons ATGTCCGCCACGCGTGGCAATGGAGAGCATTGGAAGTCCCTGGAGTCGGTGGGCATCAGCCGCAAGGAGCTGGCGTTGGCCGAGGCCTTGCAGATGGAGTATGATGCACTGTCACGTCTGCGGCAGGACAAGGAGGAGAGCCGGGCCAAGCAACGTGCTGAGCCAGCCCTCATCTCCTGGGATGAGCCTGAAAACACCCATGGGTGCAGTGGGATCAAAGCAACACGTGGCTTGTCTGGTTCTGACCCTGCGCTCTGCAATAATGCACTGCCCGAGGGGCTGACGCCGGGCCTCCCCATGCCCCCACCACGGCCCAATGCTGCACCCACCGGCACAGAGGGTCCAGCCTGGCTGAAGACCCCGCTGGCCGGGGACTACCTCTACATCTTTGATGGCTCTGAAGGGGACTTCCTCGGGGAGCCCCTCAATGGCACTTCACCCCTTGACAGCAATGGGGGGTCCCCTAAAAAGCTCTCCCCGCCACCGCTGCCCCCCCGGAACTCCATGCGGAGTCACCCCGAAGGCAGCAGGCGCCTGGGGAAGGGATCCCCACCATCCTCCAAAGGATCCCAGCACAGGGATGTCAACATGTTCTCAGCTCATGAGCAGCCCCGTGGCAAGCTGCTCGCCCGCCGCATCTCCGAGGAGGATCCCTATGGCCTGGCTGACTACGAGGGCATCAATGATGCCATCACCTGCCTCAACCTGAAGTCCACCTATGAGTCCCAGGTGCTGCGGGAAGCTGCCCGCGGCTGGAAGGAGGGCAGGAGCATCTTTGAGAAGGAATCGAGTGGTAAACCGGTGGCACGGAGTAAAACCATGCCCCCCCAGGTCCCCCCAAGGACCTACATCTCCAGGTTTGGCAATAGGAAGAATGTGGCACCCAACAAGAACCGCAGGATCTCTGCCGACCCG GTCCCCCCCAGGCCTCGCTCCTTAGCCAATGGCTATGAGCTCTTTGAGGTGTCGGAGGAGAGGGATGAGGAGGTGGCTGCTTTCTGCCATATGCTGGATGT GCTACGGTCCAGCTCCAGCCCCCAGGACTATTCCCTGACTGGCTTCGTGTGGAGTGCTGTCAGCCTCAGCCCTGAGCACCTGGGACATGGCATCAGCCTGAAGGTGACAGTGCTATGTGACAGCCTGCGGGAGCCCCTCACCTTCACCTGTGACT GCTCCTCCACTGTGGATCTGCTCATCTACCAGACCCTGTGCTACACACACGATGAGCTTCACGCTGTCGACGTCGAGGATTTTGTGCTCAAGCTCTGTGGCTTGGAGGAATTCTTGCAAAA CAAACACGCATTGGGGAGCCATGAGTacatccagcactgcaggaagttTGATATCGACATCCGCCTGCAGCTGatgaggaggaaagcagtgcGCAGTGACCTGGCCCGGACG gCCAGCGATGACCAAAGCCCCTCCACCCTGAACCACTATATCCACCTACAGGAGAGGCCTATCAAGCAGACCATCAGCAG GCAAGCCCTGAGTCTCCTCTTCGACACCTTTCACAATGAGGTGGATACATTCCTAGCAGCTGAG ggAGACTTCCCACTGAAGGCAGAGCGGGTGATCCAGTCGGTCATGGCCATCTGCAATGCCCTGGCTGCCGTTGAGTCACAGGAAATAACAACAGCCCTCAACCAGATGCCCCCTTGCCCGTCCCGCATGCAGCCCAAAATCCAGAAG gaTCCAAATGTTCTGGCCAAGAGGGAAAATCGAG AGAGGATCGTGGAGAGCCTGACGGCTGCCATCCTGGACCTGGTGGGGCTTTACTGCAGCACCTTCAATGCTGACTTCCAGACAGCAGTGCAATGGAGCCGGGAGCATGGCGTGGTGCAGGAGGCTCGCCTGCTTTCCTGCCCACTCTCCTTCACCGTTTACGCCACTCACCGCATCCCCATCACTTGGGCTGCCAG CTATGAAGATTTCTACCTCTCTTGCTCCATCACGCACGGTGGTaaggagctgtgcagccccCTGCACACCAGAAAAGCCCACGTCTACAAGTACCTTTTCCACCTCATCATATGGGACCAGCA GATCTGCTTCCCCGTCCAGGTGAACCGACTGCCGCGGGAGACGCTGCTCAGCATCACGCTCTTCGCCGTGCCCGTCCCTCCCCCGGGGAGCTCCTCTGACACCAACAAGCAACGGCGGGTCCCTGAGGCCCTGGGCTGGGTCACCACTCCGCTCTTCAACTTCAGGCA GGTCCTGACCTGCGGGAGAAAGCTTTTGGGCTTGTGGCCAGCGACCCAGGACAACTCCAGAGCCAGATCGAGTGCCCCCAACTTCAACCAGCCTGACAGCGTCATCCTGCAG ATTGATTTCCCCACCTCTGCCTTTGACGTGAAGTTTGTGAGCCCGCTGGCGGCCGAGGTGAGCCCCAAGTACGAATTTGGCAGCCTGGGTGAGGAGGATCAGCGCAGGCTGCGGGAGGCGATGCAGAAGAAATCGCTTTATTG GTTGACAGATGCAGACCGCAAACGGCTGTGGGAGAAGCGCTACTACTGCCACGAAGCACCCGGCTCACTGCCCATGCTGCTGGCCAGTGCACCCAGCTGGGAGTGGGCCTGTCTGCCTGACATCTATGCCCTGCTGAGCCAGTGGACCTACATGAGCCACCAGGATGCCCTGGGGCTCCTTCATGCCAC GTTCCCAGACCAGGAGGTGAGGAGGACAGCCGTGCAGTGGATCGACTCCATCTCTGACACGGAGCTGCTGGACTACCTACCCCAGCTGGTCCAG GCCTTGAAGTATGAGTGCTACCTGGACAGCCCACTGGTGCGCTTCCTTATGAAGCGAGCAATCTGCGACCTGAAAATCACCCACTATTTCTTCTG GCTGCTGAAGGATGGCCTGAAAGACTCCCAGTTCAGCATCCGCTACCAGTACCtgttggcagctctgctgtgctgctgtgggaaggggcTGAGAGAGGAGTTTGACCGGCAGTGCCTGCTGGTCAACACATTGGCCAGACTGGCCCAACAAGTTCGGGATGCTGCACCATCAGCACGTCAG GGCATCCTGCGTGAGGGGCTGGAGGAAGTGAAGCAGTTCTTCAAGGCTAATGGGTCGTGTCGGCTGCCACTCAGCCCCAGTCTGCTGGTGAAGGGGATTGTGCCTCGG GATTGCTCCTATTTCAACTCCAACGCCGTCCCCTTGAAGCTCTCCTTCCAGAACGTTGATCCCCTTGGAGAAAATATCCGGGTCATCTTCAAG TGTGGCGATGATCTGCGGCAGGACATGCTGACATTGCAAATGATCCGGATCATGAACAAAATCTGGGTGCAGGAGGGGCTGGACATGCGCATGGTCATCTTCCGCTGCTTCTCCACGGGCCGTGGACGAG GCATGGTGGAGATGATCCCCAACGCCGAGACCCTACGTAAAATCCAGGTGGAGCACGGTGTGACGGGCTCCTTTAAGGACAGGCCGCTGGCTGACTGGCTGCAGAAACACAACCCCGAGGAGGATGAATATGAGAAG GCTGTGGAGAACTTCATCTActcctgtgctggctgctgtgtggCCACCTATGTGCTGGGGATCTGCGACCGGCACAATGACAACATCATGCTCAAGACCACTGGCCACATGTTTCACATTGACTTTGGCAGGTTCCTGGGCCACGCTCAGATGTTTGGTAACATCAAGAG GGACCGGGCTCCATTTGTCTTCACCTCAGACATGGCATATGTTATCAATGGTGGAGACAAGCCCTCTAGCCGCTTCCATGACTTCGTTGACCTGTGCTGCCAGGCTTACAACCTGATCCGCAAGCACACCCATCTCTTCCTCAACCTGCTGGGGCTG ATGCTGTCCTGTGGCATCCCTGAACTATCCGACCTGGAGGACCTCAAATATGTCTACGATGCACTAAGGCCGCAGGACACTGATGCTGATGCCACCACCTACTTCACCAG GTTGATTGAGTCCAGCCTGGGCAGTGTGGCCACCAAGCTCAACTTCTTCATTCACAACCTGGCACAGATGAAGTTCACAGGCTCTGATGCCCGTCCAACCCTCTCCTTTGCCCCTCGCACACACACCATCAAGACATCCGGCCGGATCTGTGATGTCTTCCTCTGCCGCCATGAGAGGGTCTTCAACCCCAGCAAGGGCTAC aCCTACGTGGTGAAGGTGAAACGGGAGAGCCCAAGTGAGGTGACCTTTGTGCAACGCACCTTTGAGGAGTTCCAGGAGCTGCACAACAAGCTGCGCCTGCTCTTcccctcctcactgctgcccag CTTCCCCAGCAGGTTCATTATTGGCCGGTCGCGAGGAGAGGCAGTGGctgagaggaggaaagaagaactCAATGGCTACATCTGGCACCTCATCCATGCTGCCCCCGAGGTGGCTGAG TGTGACCTCATCTACACCTTTTTCCACCCGCTGCCCAGGGATGAGAAGGCGGCCGGCACCAACCCAGCCCCAAAGCCGGCAG ACACCACATGGGCTCGTCCCCTGGGGAAGGTCGGCGGGGAGGTGAAGCTCTCCATCTCCTACAAGAACAACAAGCTCTTCATCATGGTGATGCACATCCGGGGGCTGGTAG CAGCCCCTCCAGGATGGCAATGA